Proteins co-encoded in one Prunus persica cultivar Lovell chromosome G6, Prunus_persica_NCBIv2, whole genome shotgun sequence genomic window:
- the LOC18775338 gene encoding double-stranded RNA-binding protein 3 translates to MYKNQLQELAQRSCFNLPSYSCIREGPDHAPRFKATVNFNGETFESPTFCSTLRQAEHAAAEVALSTLAKRGPSRALAARVLDETGVYKNLLQETAHRAGLNLPVYTTVRSGPGHVPVFSCTVELAGMSFMGEPSRTKKQAQKNAAMAAWTALKRLAGRGSTSSAESRGNEEQEQVIIARILGSFQPSESKNTQSDRRHGQQTYIPIYNKSTLPSPSLYPMQFQNWAYSNYSPMYELWQQEQLLQQQNRLLPFPVSLATPSIPQMFPFMQSVLHPDHCLYFPARGQQSTSAGPRITIATSGPSFCFSNHLVPNPIRGKSTVTIQEIQEEKPEESPEYSLSVVSDPFSPGNSGTELRIQEQVQDEKQNLGELGSKVGRLQLECNPTGQFGWPHPRMMDPSFKPVDFGLQRPHGFDSCRPNLRPQNPPRVSTPISLRPQFAADPVTMRTVRPTSSLGSRPQNFPNRIPAPPRMRTGIPSSSAAPMPERIELGGLRPSFMAPAVRIRSVVPVCSAPPARKMPSSSQRRELPNMEKKDTNQEDTSKAS, encoded by the exons ATGTATAAGAACCAATTGCAAGAGTTGGCTCAGAGAAGTTGCTTCAATTTGCCATCTTATTCATGCATCCGAGAAGGACCAGACCATGCCCCTCGATTCAAAGCAACAGTCAACTTCAATGGAGAAACTTTTGAAAGTCCTACATTTTGCTCTACTCTTAGACAGGCAGAACATGCTGCAGCAGAAGTAGCATTGAGCACACTTGCAAAAAGAGGCCCTTCCAGAGCATTGGCTGCAAGAGTATTG GATGAAACTGGAGTTTACAAGAATTTGCTTCAGGAAACTGCTCATAGAGCTGGGTTGAACCTTCCTGTTTATACGACTGTTCGATCTGGACCAGGCCATGTTCCTGTGTTCTCATGTACAGTTGAGCTAGCAGGAATGAGCTTTATGGGGGAACCATCTAGGACAAAGAAACAAGCTCAGAAAAATGCTGCGATGGCTGCTTGGACAGCCCTGAAAAGAT TGGCTGGACGTGGCTCGACTTCTTCAGCAGAGTCTAGAGGCAATGAAGAACAGGAACAAGTAATTATTGCTCGTATTCTTGGAAGTTTTCAGCCGTCAGAGTCTAAAAATACTCAAAGTGATCGCCGACATGGACAGCAGACATACATTCCCATCTACAACAAATCTACCCTGCCATCACCAAGCTTATATCCTATGCAATTCCAGAACTGGGCTTATTCTAATTATTCCCCAATGTATGAATTGTGGCAGCAAGAGCAATTATTGCAGCAACAAAATCGCCTGCTGCCGTTTCCTGTTTCACTAGCTACTCCATCTATTCCTCAGATGTTTCCATTTATGCAATCTGTGCTCCACCCTGATCACTGTCTATACTTTCCAGCAAGGGGGCAACAGTCAACCTCTGCGGGACCTAGAATTACAATTGCTACATCAGGCCCATCATTCTGCTTCTCAAACCATTTAGTTCCTAACCCAATCAGGGGCAAGTCCACAGTGACTATTCAAGAGATACAGGAAGAAAAGCCAGAAGAATCACCCGAGTACTCTCTATCTGTAGTGTCAGATCCCTTTAGTCCTGGAAACAGCGGCACAGAACTAAGAATCCAGGAACAAGTTCAGGATGAGAAACAGAACCTTGGTGAGTTAGGAAGCAAAGTTGGAAGACTTCAGCTGGAATGCAACCCAACTGGGCAATTTGGATGGCCTCACCCTAGGATGATGGATCCTAGTTTTAAGCCAGTTGACTTCGGATTACAAAGGCCTCACGGCTTTGACTCTTGTAGGCCTAATTTGAGACCCCAAAATCCTCCAAGAGTAAGTACTCCTATAAGCCTAAGACCACAATTTGCCGCAGATCCTGTAACAATGAGAACTGTAAGGCCTACTTCTTCACTGGGGTCAAGACCACAAAATTTCCCAAACAGGATTCCTGCTCCACCAAGAATGAGAACTgggattccttcgtcttcagCCGCACCCATGCCTGAAAGAATAGAACTGGGAGGACTACGACCTAGCTTCATGGCACCAGCTGTTCGAATTAGATCAGTT